Proteins encoded together in one Juglans regia cultivar Chandler chromosome 9, Walnut 2.0, whole genome shotgun sequence window:
- the LOC108985345 gene encoding uncharacterized protein LOC108985345, protein MSVERSFEAWEEVQRHGQDLADRLAQGFSGLIQSHISPPSFPWPNPQKSMLFDLEFPSQQNFGRGDFGLATDSSGINGVLAIFDIGNRIGQAGADFGANLNGLVQQFFRRLPAPFRQEENAKAPVMVDVGGSRLRVDGGVTTQGDLGLLTERLRDFGFAENDSGADELVDDEVAGFNLRSAGLLGRPQGIINITSTYDSRTHDVESSLVARGDLWRVEASHGSSTSGNDNSSLFLVQLGPVLFIRDTTLLLPVHLSKQHLLWYGYDRKNGMHSLCPAVWSKHRRWLLMSMLCLNPLACSFVDLQFPNGKLTYVSGEGLTTSAFLPICGGLLQAQGQYPGEMRFSFSCKNKWGTRITPMVQWPDKSFAFSFAQALAWKRSGLMVKPTIQFSLCPTFGGSNPGLQAELIHTVKEQLSLILGCAFMTHPSAFASISLGRSKWNGNVGSSGIVVRVDTPLSSVGRPSFSVQINCGIEF, encoded by the exons ATGTCGGTAGAGAGGTCGTTTGAGGCATGGGAGGAGGTACAGCGGCACGGTCAGGACTTGGCGGACCGACTAGCTCAGGGTTTCAGCGGGTTGATCCAGTCCCACATCAGCCCTCCCTCGTTTCCGTGGCCCAACCCTCAGAAATCCATGCTCTTCGACCTCGAATTCCCAAGTCAGCAGAATTTTGGGAGAGGAGATTTCGGATTGGCGACCGATAGTTCGGGGATTAATGGAGTATTGGCGATTTTCGATATTGGGAATAGGATTGGGCAGGCCGGGGCGGACTTCGGCGCGAACTTGAATGGGTTGGTCCAGCAGTTTTTCAGGAGGCTGCCTGCCCCGTTTCGGCAGGAGGAGAATGCGAAGGCGCCTGTGATGGTGGACGTGGGGGGGAGTAGGCTGAGGGTTGATGGGGGTGTGACTACGCAAGGGGATTTGGGGTTGTTGACAGAGAGGCTGAGGGATTTTGGGTTTGCGGAGAACGATAGTGGTGCTGATGAGTTGGTAGATGATGAAGTTGCTGGGTTTAATCTTAGGTCGGCAGGGCTTTTGGGTAGACCGCAG GGGATCATAAATATTACATCAACCTATGATAGCAGAACGCATGACGTAGAAAGTTCTTTGGTTGCACGGGGAGATTTATGGAGGGTAGAGGCATCACACGGCAGTTCTACATCTGGGAATGACAATTCATCTCTCTTTCTTGTCCAGCTTGGACCAGTGCTCTTTATTCGTGATACAACTCTTCTTTTGCCTGTCCATTTGTCAAAGCAGCATTTGCTTTGGTATGGCTATGATAGGAAG aaCGGAATGCACTCACTTTGTCCAGCTGTGTGGTCAAAGCATAGAAGGTGGCTGTTAATGTCAATGCTCTGTCTCAATCCCTTAGCTTGT TCGTTTGTAGATTTACAGTTTCCAAATGGGAAGTTGACATATGTATCTGGTGAGGGGCTTACTACAAGTGCTTTCCTGCCTATTTGCGGAGGCCTTCTACAGGCTCAGGGTCAATATCCAGGAGAAATGAGATTCAGCTTTTCTTGCAAG AATAAGTGGGGAACACGCATAACACCAATGGTGCAATGGCCTGACAAGTCATTTGCGTTTAGTTTTGCACAAGCCTTGGCTTGGAAGAGATCTGGTCTCATGGTGAAACCGACTATCCAATTCAG TTTATGCCCCACTTTTGGTGGAAGCAATCCTGGGTTGCAGGCGGAGCTTATTCATACGGTGAAGGAGCAACTGAGTCTGATATTGGGATGTGCATTCATGACTCATCCTTCTGCATTTGCGTCTATTTCT CTTGGCAGGTCAAAGTGGAATGGAAATGTTGGGAGTTCTGGGATAGTTGTGAGAGTGGACACCCCTCTTTCCAGTGTTGGTCGACCTTCCTTCTCTGTTCAGATAAATTGTGGTATTGAATTTTAA